A genomic window from bacterium includes:
- a CDS encoding LysR family transcriptional regulator, which produces MDLDRLNAFVQVARERSFSRAALRLGRTQPAVSQVIRALEDDLGERLFDRSGRRVRLTQAGEVLFEHASRAFSELDAGFTALAGLRELTSGVVSIGTSDTNACHLLPPVLELYRERYPAVEVRISNRPSPETVRQVLAGEVDLGLVTLPTGESRLVAEPVTQREDVLICAASHPLARRRRVRLSELAGLPLLLLDRGSRTRAFIDEALVAAGVHAQVAMELASIDLIRRLVALDFGISIVPEIAVADEVASGRIAAIRVFGRTELRTLGLVYPTRVRLSPAAEAFRELVHESLGQ; this is translated from the coding sequence ATGGATTTAGATCGTCTGAATGCCTTCGTGCAGGTCGCGCGGGAGAGGAGCTTCTCCCGCGCCGCCCTGCGTCTCGGTCGCACGCAACCGGCTGTGAGCCAGGTGATTCGGGCGCTCGAAGACGATCTCGGTGAGCGGCTCTTCGATCGCTCCGGGCGGCGCGTGCGCCTTACACAGGCGGGGGAGGTGCTCTTCGAGCACGCGTCCAGGGCGTTCTCGGAACTCGACGCGGGCTTCACCGCCCTCGCTGGGCTCCGCGAGCTGACCAGCGGAGTGGTTTCCATCGGAACGAGTGACACGAATGCGTGTCATCTCCTCCCGCCGGTCCTCGAGCTCTACCGTGAGCGCTATCCGGCGGTCGAGGTGCGCATCTCCAATCGGCCCTCTCCCGAGACCGTCCGTCAGGTGCTCGCTGGCGAGGTGGACCTGGGTCTGGTGACACTCCCAACCGGTGAATCACGACTCGTGGCGGAGCCCGTAACCCAGCGCGAGGACGTTCTCATCTGTGCCGCTTCTCACCCTCTCGCCCGTCGGCGGCGCGTCCGCCTCTCGGAGCTGGCCGGCCTGCCACTCCTTCTGCTCGATCGGGGCTCTCGCACGCGCGCCTTCATCGATGAGGCCCTCGTGGCCGCGGGCGTCCACGCCCAAGTCGCCATGGAGCTCGCGAGCATCGACCTGATCCGCCGACTCGTCGCGCTCGACTTCGGGATCTCGATCGTCCCCGAGATCGCTGTCGCCGACGAGGTTGCGAGCGGTCGGATCGCCGCGATCCGCGTCTTCGGGCGGACGGAGCTGCGCACATTGGGCCTGGTCTATCCCACCCGCGTACGCCTCTCGCCGGCAGCGGAGGCCTTTCGCGAGCTGGTTCACGAGTCCCTGGGCCAGTAG